The following coding sequences are from one Paenibacillus sp. JDR-2 window:
- a CDS encoding family 78 glycoside hydrolase catalytic domain — protein MSNWQASWITDSEFADLHPISMLHKEDAAFTDGEYSHPQHLMNRHVYFRKSFILNHQPRQALLNISADDYYKLYVNGIFVGQGPAQSYHFHYKYNEWDVSEYLDSGHNTIAIHVYYQGLLNRAYNSGDLRMGVIAELYDGRNLLLSTDNTWRFHRAGQFVSSDMTGYDTQFLENIDQRFQIAGWQTPEFPDQKWEYAAEKRYADYLLFPQATPSVSVYRKAPSFVHQLAEGHYLIDFGHELTGQFELKALGEAGQAIELRYGEELEPDGQSVKFDMRCNCRYIETWTLSGREDTLEQFEYKAFRYIEVIGPPDALYPDSFAAIVRHYPLDDTACQFKSEDPLLQQIWEICKLGVQLCAQENFVDCPSREKGQYLGDNTVMGHTHMYISGDLRLFKKAIHDFALSAQACPGLLAVAPGHYMQEIADFSLQWPMQLLNYYRHSADMEFLAKMHPVAEGIVTYFKRYSREDGLLENVKDKWNLVDWPDNLRDGYDFPLTRPVGDGCHNVINALYYGSIQAVQEIRDILKIAYKDELPRLKQTFMASFYRADKMLFADAAESSHTSLHANIFPLLFDIAPADAIDSIVDLIMQKRMSCGVYMSYFLLKALARHGRNRLVYDLITGEDERSWANMVREGATSCFEAWGKEQKWNTSLCHGWASAPIPVLIEDIIGISPLEPGWTAIKFTPSIPEGMKDFQLRFRTAVGEVTVDYADGKLAIDVPPGARLVN, from the coding sequence ATGAGCAACTGGCAGGCAAGCTGGATTACGGATTCCGAATTTGCGGATCTCCACCCTATTTCCATGCTGCACAAGGAAGATGCCGCTTTTACCGATGGAGAGTATTCCCATCCTCAGCATCTGATGAACCGACATGTTTATTTCCGTAAAAGCTTTATTCTGAATCATCAGCCCAGACAGGCGTTACTTAACATATCCGCCGATGATTATTACAAGCTGTACGTCAACGGCATCTTCGTTGGACAAGGGCCAGCCCAAAGCTACCACTTCCACTATAAATATAACGAGTGGGATGTATCCGAATATCTCGATTCCGGCCACAATACGATAGCGATTCATGTCTATTATCAAGGGTTACTGAATCGGGCTTATAACAGCGGAGACTTACGTATGGGCGTTATAGCGGAATTATATGATGGCCGTAATCTGCTTCTCTCTACCGACAATACATGGAGATTTCATCGCGCTGGCCAGTTCGTATCCTCCGATATGACCGGATATGATACGCAGTTTTTAGAAAATATCGATCAAAGATTTCAAATTGCTGGATGGCAGACACCAGAATTTCCGGATCAGAAATGGGAATATGCCGCAGAGAAACGCTATGCTGACTATCTGTTATTCCCGCAAGCTACGCCATCTGTCAGCGTTTACCGAAAAGCGCCCTCTTTCGTACACCAGCTGGCCGAGGGTCATTACCTGATTGATTTTGGACATGAGCTTACAGGGCAATTCGAGTTAAAGGCGTTAGGAGAAGCAGGTCAAGCAATCGAGCTTCGTTATGGCGAGGAGCTGGAACCGGACGGACAATCCGTAAAATTTGACATGCGCTGCAACTGCAGATACATAGAAACATGGACGTTATCGGGGCGAGAAGACACGCTTGAGCAATTCGAGTACAAAGCCTTTCGGTATATCGAAGTTATCGGTCCTCCCGATGCCCTTTATCCCGACAGCTTTGCCGCAATTGTCCGCCACTATCCATTAGACGATACAGCCTGCCAATTCAAATCCGAAGATCCGCTGCTGCAGCAAATCTGGGAGATCTGCAAGCTTGGCGTCCAATTATGCGCGCAGGAAAACTTCGTCGACTGCCCTTCCCGGGAGAAAGGCCAATATCTGGGCGATAACACGGTAATGGGCCATACTCATATGTATATTAGCGGTGACCTTCGCCTTTTCAAAAAAGCGATCCATGATTTTGCTTTATCCGCGCAAGCGTGTCCGGGGCTGCTCGCTGTTGCGCCGGGCCATTACATGCAGGAGATTGCCGATTTCTCGTTGCAATGGCCGATGCAGCTATTAAACTATTATCGGCATAGCGCTGACATGGAATTTCTCGCGAAGATGCATCCGGTGGCGGAAGGAATAGTAACGTACTTCAAAAGGTACAGCCGGGAGGATGGCCTCCTCGAGAACGTCAAAGACAAATGGAACCTGGTTGACTGGCCGGACAATCTGCGGGACGGATATGACTTTCCTCTGACCCGGCCTGTAGGCGACGGATGCCATAATGTTATCAATGCGCTGTATTACGGAAGTATTCAAGCCGTTCAAGAAATACGCGATATTTTGAAAATAGCCTATAAGGATGAGTTGCCTCGCCTCAAGCAAACCTTTATGGCCTCCTTCTACCGCGCGGATAAAATGCTGTTCGCGGACGCAGCCGAGTCGAGCCACACTTCTCTGCATGCGAATATTTTCCCGCTTCTGTTCGACATTGCACCGGCTGATGCGATCGACTCCATAGTTGATTTGATCATGCAGAAAAGAATGAGCTGCGGCGTATACATGTCCTATTTCCTTTTGAAGGCACTTGCCAGGCATGGCCGGAACAGATTAGTCTACGATCTGATAACAGGCGAGGATGAACGGTCGTGGGCGAATATGGTTCGTGAAGGGGCAACCTCTTGCTTTGAGGCCTGGGGGAAAGAGCAGAAATGGAATACGAGCTTATGTCATGGCTGGGCAAGCGCCCCTATCCCTGTTCTTATCGAAGATATTATCGGGATTTCACCCTTGGAGCCTGGCTGGACAGCCATCAAGTTTACCCCTTCTATTCCCGAGGGGATGAAGGATTTTCAGTTGAGATTCCGGACGGCTGTCGGGGAGGTCACAGTGGACTATGCTGACGGTAAATTGGCAATAGACGTTCCTCCTGGCGCGAGGCTTGTAAACTAA